The DNA window GCGTCCTACTTCGCGATCGCTGCGGGGCTGTACGCGCCGGTGCGCCTGGTCGGCGTCATAGGTGACGACTTCCGCGAGGCGGACGTTCAGCGCCTGCGCGGACGCGGCATCGACCTCGCCGGCCTCGAGCGTCGGCCGGGCGGATCGTTCCGCTGGCTCGGTCGGTACGACTACGCGATGAATACGGCCGAGACGATCAACACCGACCTCGGCGTCTTCGCCGGCTGGCAGCCGAAGGTGCCCGAAGCTTTCGCGGACAGTGAGTTCGTGTTCCTCGCGAACATCGACCCCGAGATCCAGCTCGCGACGCTGCGCAGCGTCCGCGCGCCAAAGGCAATCGCGCTCGACACGATGAACTACTGGATCGACCACAAGCGCGAGGCGCTGCTCGAGGTCATCTCGCACGTCGACATCGTGAGCGTCAACGAATCCGAAGCCCGGCAGCTCTGCGATACCGTCAGTGTCCCGAAGGCCGCGCGCGAGATCCTCGCCCTCGGGCCGCGCGCGGTCGTGGTGAAGCGCGGCGAGTACGGCTCGGTGCTGTTCACGCGTGCGTTCTCGTTCTGGTCGCCGGCGTTCCCGTTCGACGAGGTCATCGATCCGACCGGGGCGGGAGACAGCTTCGCCGGCGGCTTCCTGGGTCATCTCGCGGAGTCCGGGTCGATCGACGACCGTGCCCTGCGCCGCGCGACGCTCCACGGCACCGTGTGCGCCTCGTTCGCGGTCGAAAGCTTCAGCGTCGACGGTATCGAGGCGGCCACCCCGGCGGACGTGTCCGCGCGCTACCGGGTGCTGCAGGACCTCGTCAGGGTCTAGGTCCAGGTTAGGGAACCGGGCGCCGTGGGCGGTGTAAAGAGGTCAAGAACCGACTCCGTGGAGGGCCGGCCGACGGAGGATGCCGTACTGGTGGAACGCTCGAGGAACGGCGATCACGACGCCTACGGCGAGCTCGTGACCCGCTACCAGGCTATTGCGGCGCGCACCGCCTACGTCATCACCGGAACGGCGGCCGATGCCGAGGACGTCGCGCAGGACGCCTTCGTGAAGGCCTACTACGCGCTCGACCGCTTTCGGTCTGGCGCGCCATTCCGCCCCTGGCTGCTTCGGATCGTCGCGAACGAGGCCATCAACCGCCGCAAGGCGGCCGGCCGCCGACCGACGGTCGGACTCAGCGTCGTCGAGGACCGCGCCTCGGGCGACACGGCCCTGTCACCCGAGGCGTCGGCCCTCGCTCGCGAGCGACGTGAGGTCGTGCTCGACGCGCTGCGGAAGATGCGCGAGGAGGACCGGCTCGTGATCGCGTACCGCTACTTCTTCGACCTCTCCGAGGTCGAGATGGCCGAAGCGCTCGGCGTGGCGCGCGGTACCGTGAAGTCGCGCCTCTCGCGTGCGATCGCGCGGCTGCGCGCCGCGATGGAAGGAGACCAGCTGCATGACGCGTGAGCGGATGTCCGAGCAGGAGCTCGACGCGACGCTTGCCGAGCTCGGCGAGCGCCTCGCATATCCGCGTCCGACGCGGCTGGCCGATGGTGTCCGCGCACGTCTGCGCGAGCCGCGTACCGGGCGGCCCTGGTGGGACGCACTTCGCTCGCCGCGCTACGCATTCGCTCCGGTCCTTGCGACTCTCGCGGTGTTCGCGCTGGTCATCGCTCTCGCCGTCCCCGGCGCACGGGCCGCGGCGAGCGACTTCCTGCACGCGTGGGGGATCGAAATCTTCCGCGTGCCAGCGGTCGCCACACCCGCTGTGATTCCGCCACCGCGCTCCGGCCTCGGTGCGCTCACGACGCTCGCAGACGCTCGCGCTCGCGCGGGCTTCCCGGTAGGGGTGCCGAGCGATCCGCGCCTGGGTGCCCCTGACGAGGTCTATCGCGACGGCACAGACGCGTCGGGCGCGCGCCAACGGATCTCGCTCGTCTACGGGCAGCGCGCCGGCATCCCGACCTCGCACGAGCCCGGCGTCAGCGTGCTTGTCGTGGAGTTCCGCGGCACGTTCGATGAGAACCTCATCGGCGGAAAGGGCGTGGGCCCGGACACGAAGATCGAAAGCCTCAGCGTCAACGGCGGCCGCGGCCTGTGGCTCGAAGGCGCGCCGCACCTGTTCTTCTATCGAGACGCGTCGGGCAACATCTCGACCGAGACTCTTCGCCTCGCCGGCAACACGCTCATCTGGGAGCAGGACGGCGTGACGTTCCGTCTCGAGGCCCAGGTCTCGCGTGAGGACGCGCTCAAGGTCGCGGCGTCCTTCCGCTAGAAAGCCGCCCCACCCGCCTCCAAGCGACCTGTGAGCCCCTTCGCTCTCGCTGACGTATAGGTGGTGAGCGGCCGCTGATTCGCGCCTGACGAAACCCGTCACTTGACAGGTGGAATCGACGAGAATCGAATGTGCCCGCCGGAGGGGCAATGGCTAGGAGGTGGACAACGCTGTGAGTCTTCTTTCGAAGTTCTCGCGCCGCGGGTTCCTCAAGTACGGATCGCTCTCGGGTCTTGCGGCTTTTGTGACGTCGTGCCTATCACAGAACGCACCGACCACGACGACCGCCGCGCCGACCGCTTCGAGCGCGGCCACGGAGGTCGTGTCCCGCGCCGAAACGATCACGTGGAAGATCCAGTCCGGCTGGGCCGGCAACGACATCTTCCAGACGATGTTCCTCAACTGGAAGGCCAGCGTGGAGGAGATGTCTGGCGGCCGGATCAAGATCGACGCGCTGCCGGTCAACACGCTCACCAACACGGCCGGCGCGATCGACGCCGTGCACGCGGGCACGCTCGATGGCGCGCACCACGTGCCGGCCTACTACTACGGCAAAGACCACGCGGTGAGCCTCATGGGCACCGGACCGATGATGGGCATGAGCGGGCAGATGTGGCTCTCCTGGTATTACTACGGCGGCGGCCAGGCCCTGTACGAGCAGCTTGTCCAGGGCAAGCTCAAGCTCAACGTGAAGTCCTTCTTCCACATGCCGATGCAGAACCAGCCGCTGGGTTGGTTCAAGGACGAGATCAAGGGCCCCGATGACTTCAAGGGAATGAAGTTCCGCACCGTCGGTCTCGCGACCGGCATCTACCAGTTCGCCGGTGCGAGCGTCATCTCGGTCGCGGGCGCGGAGGTCGCGTCGTCGCTCGACCGCGGTGTGATCGATGCCGCCGAGTTCAACAACACGACGTCGGACACGGCATACGGCCTGCCCGACGTCCGCAAGATCCTCATGACGCAGTCGTACCACCAGCCGAGCGAGATCCTCGAGCTCACACTGAACAAGACGAAGTACGAGTCGATGCCGAAAGACCTGCAATCGATCATGCGGTGGTCGACGGTCGCCGCCTCCGCGGACGGCGAGTGGCTGCAGTTGTTCAAGAACTCCGACGACTACGCGAAGCTGCTCGCGCGTGGGATCAAGTTCATCGTGGCGCCGCAGTCGGTGCGCGACAACCAGCTCAAGGCCTGGGAATCGGTGGTCGCCGCCGAGTCGAAGGACAACCCGGAATTCGTCGCGATCCTCAAGTCGCAGCGGGCGTGGGCGGAGCGTATCTTCCCGTGGGCCGACACGATCAACATCCGCACGCCCGACCCGGTGTCGTACGCCGCACGACCAAAGGTGTAGCGATAGCTCGAGCCATCGCAACGATCCCCACGGGGTCCTGGGGAAACCCAGGGCCCCGTGGCATGTAAGACGAACTTAGGAGTGGGGATGCAGACCTGGCTGTTCCGGATCGACCGCTTTAGTCAATGGAGCGGAAAGACGATCTCGTGGCTGGTG is part of the Candidatus Limnocylindria bacterium genome and encodes:
- a CDS encoding PfkB family carbohydrate kinase; this translates as MTNILVVGSLAYDDVQTPAERRTNVLGGAASYFAIAAGLYAPVRLVGVIGDDFREADVQRLRGRGIDLAGLERRPGGSFRWLGRYDYAMNTAETINTDLGVFAGWQPKVPEAFADSEFVFLANIDPEIQLATLRSVRAPKAIALDTMNYWIDHKREALLEVISHVDIVSVNESEARQLCDTVSVPKAAREILALGPRAVVVKRGEYGSVLFTRAFSFWSPAFPFDEVIDPTGAGDSFAGGFLGHLAESGSIDDRALRRATLHGTVCASFAVESFSVDGIEAATPADVSARYRVLQDLVRV
- a CDS encoding sigma-70 family RNA polymerase sigma factor, with product MERSRNGDHDAYGELVTRYQAIAARTAYVITGTAADAEDVAQDAFVKAYYALDRFRSGAPFRPWLLRIVANEAINRRKAAGRRPTVGLSVVEDRASGDTALSPEASALARERREVVLDALRKMREEDRLVIAYRYFFDLSEVEMAEALGVARGTVKSRLSRAIARLRAAMEGDQLHDA
- a CDS encoding TRAP transporter substrate-binding protein, producing the protein MSLLSKFSRRGFLKYGSLSGLAAFVTSCLSQNAPTTTTAAPTASSAATEVVSRAETITWKIQSGWAGNDIFQTMFLNWKASVEEMSGGRIKIDALPVNTLTNTAGAIDAVHAGTLDGAHHVPAYYYGKDHAVSLMGTGPMMGMSGQMWLSWYYYGGGQALYEQLVQGKLKLNVKSFFHMPMQNQPLGWFKDEIKGPDDFKGMKFRTVGLATGIYQFAGASVISVAGAEVASSLDRGVIDAAEFNNTTSDTAYGLPDVRKILMTQSYHQPSEILELTLNKTKYESMPKDLQSIMRWSTVAASADGEWLQLFKNSDDYAKLLARGIKFIVAPQSVRDNQLKAWESVVAAESKDNPEFVAILKSQRAWAERIFPWADTINIRTPDPVSYAARPKV